The Medicago truncatula cultivar Jemalong A17 chromosome 4, MtrunA17r5.0-ANR, whole genome shotgun sequence genome includes a region encoding these proteins:
- the LOC25493482 gene encoding probable 2-oxoglutarate-dependent dioxygenase At3g50210 isoform X1 translates to MAVDFSSIPIIDISPLLAKSDDPKMAEDPGVLDVVAQLDKACTEAGFFYVKGHGIPDSLLKGVRDITRRFFELPYEEKAKIKMTPANGFRGYEKIGENITEGAPDMHEAIDCYREVTKGMYGDLGKVMEGFNQWPQNPPKFKFLMEEYISLCKDLAKKIMRGIALALGGSPYEFEGDRAGDPFWVMRIIGYPGVSSDDIGCGAHTDYGLLTLLNQDDDINALQVRNLSGEWISAPPVPGTFVCNIGDMLKIYSNGLYESTLHRVINNSSKYRVSVVYFYETNFDAAVEPLNTYKTTINGDKKFERAIYGEHLVKKVLTNFVDG, encoded by the exons ATGGCTGTGGACTTTAGCTCCATCCCCATAATTG ATATTAGTCCTCTTTTAGCCAAGTCAGATGATCCAAAAATGGCTGAGGATCCTGGTGTACTTGATGTTGTTGCACAATTGGATAAGGCTTGTACAGAAGCAGGGTTCTTTTATGTG AAAGGCCATGGCATTCCTGATAGTCTTCTTAAAGGGGTTCGAGATATAACGCGTAGATTCTTCGAACTTCCATATGAAGAAAAGGCGAAGATCAAAATGACTCCGGCTAATGGTTTCAG AGGATATGAGAAGATTGGAGAAAATATAACTGAAGGTGCACCTGATATGCACGAAGCTATTGAT TGCTATAGGGAAGTGACTAAGGGCATGTATGGAGATCTTGGCAAAGTTATGGAAGGATTCAACCAGTG GCCACAAAATCCTCCAAAGTTCAAATTTCTTATGGAGGAATATATTAGCCTCTGCAAAG ATCTTGCCAAGAAAATCATGCGCGGAATTGCTTTAGCATTAGGTGGATCACCATACGAATTTGAAGGTGATCGAGCTGGTGATCCATTTTGGGTGATGCGTATAATTGGTTACCCTGGTGTATCCAGTGATGACATTGGATG TGGAGCTCACACAGATTATG GTTTATTGACTTTGTTGAACCAGGATGATGATATAAATGCTCTTCAG GTAAGAAACCTATCTGGCGAGTGGATATCCGCACCTCCAGTTCCTGGGACATTTGTGTGCAACATTGGCGACATGCTTAAG ATATACTCCAACGGTTTGTACGAGTCAACTTTGCATCGGGTGATAAACAACTCCTCAAAATATAGAGTCAGTGTAGTATATTTTTACGAG ACAAACTTTGATGCTGCGGTAGAGCCGTTGAATACATACAAAACAACGATAAATGGTGACAAGAAGTTTGAAAGAGCCATCTACGGAGAGCATCTAGTCAAGAAGGTCCTCACAAATTTTGTTGATGGGTGA
- the LOC25493482 gene encoding probable 2-oxoglutarate-dependent dioxygenase At3g50210 isoform X2 has translation MAVDFSSIPIIDISPLLAKSDDPKMAEDPGVLDVVAQLDKACTEAGFFYVKGHGIPDSLLKGVRDITRRFFELPYEEKAKIKMTPANGFRGYEKIGENITEGAPDMHEAIDCYREVTKGMYGDLGKVMEGFNQWPQNPPKFKFLMEEYISLCKDLAKKIMRGIALALGGSPYEFEGDRAGDPFWVMRIIGYPGVSSDDIGCGAHTDYGLLTLLNQDDDINALQVRNLSGEWISAPPVPGTFVCNIGDMLKIYSNGLYESTLHRVINNSSKYRVSVVYFYETNFDAAVEPLDTHKTRTNGDYKFERAVYGEHLVKKVLTNFVYE, from the exons ATGGCTGTGGACTTTAGCTCCATCCCCATAATTG ATATTAGTCCTCTTTTAGCCAAGTCAGATGATCCAAAAATGGCTGAGGATCCTGGTGTACTTGATGTTGTTGCACAATTGGATAAGGCTTGTACAGAAGCAGGGTTCTTTTATGTG AAAGGCCATGGCATTCCTGATAGTCTTCTTAAAGGGGTTCGAGATATAACGCGTAGATTCTTCGAACTTCCATATGAAGAAAAGGCGAAGATCAAAATGACTCCGGCTAATGGTTTCAG AGGATATGAGAAGATTGGAGAAAATATAACTGAAGGTGCACCTGATATGCACGAAGCTATTGAT TGCTATAGGGAAGTGACTAAGGGCATGTATGGAGATCTTGGCAAAGTTATGGAAGGATTCAACCAGTG GCCACAAAATCCTCCAAAGTTCAAATTTCTTATGGAGGAATATATTAGCCTCTGCAAAG ATCTTGCCAAGAAAATCATGCGCGGAATTGCTTTAGCATTAGGTGGATCACCATACGAATTTGAAGGTGATCGAGCTGGTGATCCATTTTGGGTGATGCGTATAATTGGTTACCCTGGTGTATCCAGTGATGACATTGGATG TGGAGCTCACACAGATTATG GTTTATTGACTTTGTTGAACCAGGATGATGATATAAATGCTCTTCAG GTAAGAAACCTATCTGGCGAGTGGATATCCGCACCTCCAGTTCCTGGGACATTTGTGTGCAACATTGGCGACATGCTTAAG ATATACTCCAACGGTTTGTACGAGTCAACTTTGCATCGGGTGATAAACAACTCCTCAAAATATAGAGTCAGTGTAGTATATTTTTACGAG ACAAACTTTGATGCTGCGGTAGAGCCATTAGATACTCATAAAACAAGGACAAATGGTGACTATAAGTTTGAAAGAGCTGTCTACGGAGAGCATCTAGTCAAGAAGGTCCTTACAAATTTTGTTTACGAGTGA
- the LOC25493484 gene encoding tRNA-dihydrouridine(16/17) synthase [NAD(P)(+)]-like, which translates to MKQPKPFSSFFSHFHIKSFVLQPYSSYSVMAQTRTSPDPENEHPPRNLTLTADARVERAWAHWTKLGRPKLIVAPMVDNSELPYRMLCRKYGAQAAYTPMLHGRIFTEAEKYRNEEFTTCKEDRPLFVQFCANDPDILLEAARRVEPFTDYVDINLGCPQRIAKKGNYGAFLMDNLPLVKSLVEKLALNLEVPVSCKIRLFPKLEDTLKYAKMLEEAGCLLLAVHGRTRDEKDGSKFRADWKAIKAVKEAVRIPVLANGNIRHMDDVKDCLEATGVEGVLSAETLLENPALFAGFRTEEWVSGCEEGTFVDGKLDQADLLIEYLNLCEKYPVPWRIIRSHVHKLLGDWFSLQPHIREDFNKQYKVTFEYLYDMVDQLRETGTRIPLYRKSTEMEPTESYTDQHN; encoded by the exons ATGAAACAACCAAAACCCTTCTCTTCCTTCTTCTCTCACTTTCATATCAAATCTTTCGTTCTTCAACCATATTCATCATATTCAGTTATGGCCCAAACCCGAACTTCTCCGGATCCCGAAAACGAACACCCTCCACGTAACCTAACCCTCACCGCAGATGCACGCGTTGAACGCGCGTGGGCTCATTGGACCAAACTGGGTCGACCCAAATTGATTGTTGCTCCGATGGTTGATAATTCGGAGTTACCGTACCGGATGCTGTGTCGGAAGTACGGTGCTCAAGCTGCGTATACTCCAATGTTGCATGGGAGGATTTTCACTGAAGCTGAAAAGTATAGAAATGAAGAATTCACCACTTGCAAG gaggATCGACcactttttgttcaattttgtgCCAATGATCCTGATATTTTGTTGGAAGCTGCACGGAGAGTTGAGCCTTTTACTGATTACGTTGATATCAATCTTGG GTGTCCTCAGAGGATTGCTAAAAAGGGAAACTATGGTGCTTTCTTGATGGATAACCTTCCTCTCGTGAAATCTTTAGTGGAAAAGCTGGCTCTCAACCTCGAAGTTCCTGTTTCATGCAAGATCAGACTCTTTCCGAAATTAGAGGACACATTGAAGTATGCTAAAATGCTTGAGGAGGCTGGTTGTTTGCTTTTAGCTGTTCATGGGAGGACGAGGGATGAGAAGGATGGGAGTAAATTTCGAGCAGACTGGAAAGCCATTAAGGCTGTGAAGGAAGCAGTCAGAATCCCAGTTCTCGCCAATGGGAACATAAGGCATATGGATGATGTTAAAGACTGTTTGGAAGCGACTGGTGTAGAAGGTGTGCTTTCTGCCGAGACTCTGCTTGAAAATCCAGCACTCTTTGCCGGATTTCGTACGGAGGAATGGGTGTCCGGCTGTGAAGAAGGAACCTTTGTAGATGGGAAATTGGACCAGGCAGATCTGTTAATAGAGTATTTGAATCTTTGTGAAAAGTACCCTGTGCCATGGAGAATAATACGCTCCCATGTTCATAAATTGTTGGGAGACTGGTTCAGCCTTCAGCCACACATCAGGGAAGATTTTAATAAACAATATAAAGTTACCTTTGAGTATCTTTATGACATGGTGGATCAACTTAGGGAGACAGGTACTAGAATTCCACTTTACCGCAAATCTACAGAGATGGAACCCACAGAAAGTTACACAGATCAACACAACTAG